The genomic interval CCACAACTGAGCCGATTAGATAATAAGTTGTTTGAACATTAGTTACCCAATCTCTCAATGCTTCATTTATAGCATCTTTCAATGTTTTAGAACCGGATTTCACTGGATGGACTTTTGCACCAAGCAATCTCATCCTAAAAACATTGAGCTTTTGCCTTTCCATATCTTCCGAGCCCATGTATATCTCAGCTTTCAATCCCAATACAGCGCAAGCTATTGCAGTCGCTACACCATGTTGTCCCGCCCCAGTCTCGGCTATTATTCTATTCTTTCCCATCTTCTTAGCAATTAGAGCTTGTCCAAGAGTATTGTTTATTTTATGAGCCCCACCGTGAGCCAAATCTTCTCTTTTGAGGTAAATCTTTGGTCCATCAAACCTCTTTGTTAAATTTGAAGCGTTATAAAGTGGAGTAGGTCTACCAACAAATTCCTTTAGGTAATATTGTAGTTCCCCTTTAAATTCAGCATCATTTTGAAGTTTCTTATAAGATTCTTCCAACTCTTTCAATGCGGGCATTAAAGTTTCTGGAACGAATTTTCCACCAAACTTCCCGAATTTACCGTTCTTGGGATAGATATATGATTTAATCATAATCCAACCTCCTTAGCTTTAGTAATAAATTCCAACATTCTCTCATGATCCTTGATTCCAGGTTTTTCTTCAACTCCACTTGCCACATCCACACCATACGGCTCCACCTTACTTATTGCATTGACAACATTTTCAGGGGTCAAACCACCAGCAAGAATCATATGTGCTGGATGTATTGAGTTTCGAATTTTCCTGCTTCTATCCCAGCTATGTACAACACCCGTTCCTCCAGTTCCATCTTCTCTAGTAGAGTCTAGTAACACAGCTTTAGCAATGCTTGCATAAATATTTGCTAATTCAGAGGAATCTTTTGAAGTTGCGTTAATAGCTTTTATTATATTTATCTTTGAGGATAAATCGCGTAATGTAGCTAAATCCATACGTCCATGTAATTGTAGAAAATCAATGTTCAATTCTCTATAGATCTCTTCTAATTCCTTTGAATCGCTTGAAACTGTAACTGCTACACGGCTCACATTCCTCGGAACTTCGGAGATCAGGTTTTTCGCCTTTGCAAGATTAAGATTTCTCAAAGAAGAAGGAGTTCTTACAACAAACCCTAGCGAATTTACACCAGCATTTACAGCTGCCTTAATGTCTTCAGATCTTGTAATTCCACATATTTTTATCATTTCTAGATCATCCCTCTACCAATTCCCTTACTTTCAACTCGATATCTTGAGCTAACATTACTGATGTACCCACAAGAAATGCGCGGGACCCTGCAGCTTTCAGGAAATGTATGTGATTTGGGGATTCAATACCACTTTCAGATACGATTATGTGATTACTGTGATTATGTTTGCTTAGAATTTTTTTAGTTGTTTGAATATCCACATTCAGAGTTTTCAGATCTCTATTATTGATTCCAATTAAGTCTGAGTCGGACTTTAGCGTTTTCAGAAATTCTTCTTCTGTATGAGCTTCCAACAATACTTCTAACTTATGTTCATGAGCATATTCGATCATCGAATGTAGGTTACTATCACAATAACCTCTATCAAAAAGCGTTTGAATAAATAAGATTGCATCTGCTCCAATTTTATTTGCAGCATCAATCTGGATTTTACTAATGATGAAGTCTTTCATTAAAAGAGGGATTGAAAAATTCTTTCTAACTTTTGTAAAGTTGAGAAGAGACCCCCTAAATTTTTTTGGCTCTGTTATTATTGATAAACCTAATGCACCACCACGTTCCATCGAAGTAGCCACATCTAAAACATCAATATCATTTTCAATAATGTGTTTAGATGGGGAAGATAATTTAATCTCAGATATGATTGGGTTCTTCCTGCAATTAATAATAGTCTCTTTCAAACTGAGCTTATCATGCACGGTTTTTTCGACTTCATAGTAACCACTAGCAATAGTATTCCTCACATCTTCCACTATATCATCTAGGAAGTCACTCATTACTTTCAAATTCCTCTAATCTAGACAAATCTCTGCCACTAAACTTGACTAAAGACTTTAATTTCTCATAAGCAGAGCCACTTCGAATCGATTCCTGTGCTAGCTCAATTCCATCTTTGATAGTTTCAGCTTTACCTCCTATTTGAATGGCGGCAGCTGCATTGATCAAAACAATGTTGGTCTTTGGGACATCTACATTGCTATCTGATTCTTTATTTTTTAGAATGTTGAAAGTTATTTGTGCACTCTCTTCAGGGACTGTCCCCTCGAGATTTTCTATTTTATCGGTCTTTACTTCCAATTCTTCAGGATCAATATAGAATGTGTTTATATCACCATTATTCAGTGAAGTAATTTTGGTTCGGCAGAATGTAGATATCTCATCTAAGCCATCGACGCCATGAACTATCATAGCCCTTTCTACTCCTAAATTTTTTAGCACATTTGCTAAAGGTTCAGTCAAACTTTCATCGTATGCTCCTAAAAGTTGGGCTTGAGCGTTTGCTGGATTTGTAAGTGGTCCTAAAATATTGAAAACTGTTCTAATACCCATCTCTTTACGTGGTCCTATAGCATGCTTCATAGCTGGATGGAAACTAGGTGCGAACATAAATCCAATTCCGACTTCTTCTATTGATTTTTCAACCGATGCTGGATCCATCTTCAGGTTAAATCCTAACGATTCGAGTATATCTGCGCTCCCAGATCGGCTTGTTACAGAGCGATTCCCATGTTTAGCTATTGGTATCCCTGCTCCTGCTGCAACAAAGGCTGCAGTGGTACTTACATTGAAAGTCTTTATTCTATCGCCTCCTGTACCACAAGTGTCAACAAGAAGACCTGATACTTTGGGATGAATTTGTCTGCAAAACTTCCGCATAACTGAGGCGAAAGCTGTGATCTCATTGATCGTCTCACCCTTCATTCTCAATGCAGTTAAAAGGGAACCTATTTGCGCATCTGTGGCTTTTCCTGACATTATTTCATTCATTGTGTACTCTGCTTCTTTGCCAGTAAGATCTCTTCCTTCAATGAGTTTTGAAATACCTTCTTTTACCAATTCACTTATCACCATCAAGAAAGTTCTTCAGAATTTTTTTTCCTTCGGCAGTAAGAATAGACTCAGGATGGAATTGTATGCCATCAATCGGATATTCAGCATGACGTATGCCCATAATCTCACAATCGTCTAATGAGTATGCAGTTATTTTGAAACAAGACGGAATCTTGAAAAGATTCGCAACTAAGGAATGATAACGTGTAGCTTCAAATGGATTTGATATACCTTGGAATATTCCCTCTTCATCATGCCTAATCCTACTAGTCTTACCATGCATTAACCTACAAGCATGAGATACATTCCCGCCGAATGCATATGCAATTCCTTGATGGCCTAAACATATTCCTAAGGTAGGAATTTTTGGGCCTAGAACCTTGATTATAGATAAACAGTTACCAAAGTATCTCTCTGCTTCAGGTGTTCCTGGACCAGGAGAGAGTACGATCCTATCGGGTTGAAGATTATCTGCCTCTTTAACAGATATCTTATCGTTTCTATAGACTAGTGGTTTAGCTCCAAGCTCACCCAAATACTGTGCAATATTGTAGACAAATGAGTCATAATTATCTATCAATAATACCTTCATAATTTTTCACCTGCTTGCCCTAGAGCTTTCATCAATGCCTCAGCTTTACTCTCGGCCTCAAACCATTCTCTTTCTGGGTCTGAGTCGGCAACGATGCCCGCACCAACTTGGATATAAGCCCTATCACCAGTTGCAACTAACGTCCTGATTGTAATTGCAAAATCTGCATTGCCGTTATATGAAAAGTAACCTACTGCTCCAGCATAAGGGCCTCTTCTAGTAGGCTCAAGTTCTTCAATAATCTCCATCGCTCTTACCTTTGGGGCTCCGGAAACAGTACCGGCAGGTAGCATTACCCTCAATGCATCAAGGCTATTATTATTTGATGATATTTTTCCAATAACTCTTGATACAATGTGTTGAACATGACTAAATTGATGGACTTTCATTAAATCGGATACACTTACTGTTCCATATTCAGAAACTCTTCCAACATCATTCCTGGCTAGATCGACAAGCATTACATGTTCTGCTCTTTCCTTAGGATCGGAAAGCAATTCTTCAGCTAGTTCAAGGTTTCTTTTTTGATCATCTACTCTTGGACGTGTTCCAGCAATTGGATAGGTTTCTACTTGATTTCTATCTACTCTGACAAGCATTTCAGGACTTGAACCAATGATTTGGCGTTCTCCAAATTTTAGATAGTACATATATGGGGATGGATTGATTCTGCGCAATGCTTTGTAAAAGTTAAGTAGGTCACCTCGAAACTGGAAACCGTATCGCTTTGAAAGGACTACCTGGAAGATATCTCCATCGTAGATATACCTTTTAGCTTTTCTTACGGACTCTTCAAAATCCTTTTTCTTAGTATTTGATCTAGGCTGATAAAATTCTAAATTCTCTGAAGTTGCAGAGGGTTTTTGAAGGCACTTAATTACTTCCTTATAACGATTGTCACTTGAGTAATAATAATAGGCCTTTTTGTTAATATGATCTAAAACTATTCCATCATCATATATTCCCATCTCAATATCTGGAAACGCCAAGTCATCTGAAGCAGACTCAGTAAGTTTCTCCCAATATCGGATGGAATCATATGAAACATATCCTATAGCGCCTCCTATTAAGCGAAATCTACCATTTTGAATCTTATGATCATTCAGCTCTTTTTCTATAGCATCCAAAGGATTTCTTGCTTGTATAGCACGTTCATCTTTGCCTTCGAAAATCTTTGTTTCTCCATTTTTAACCTTAATCACTTTTCTTGGATTAAAACCTATGAAAGAGAATTCCGTAAGTTTCTTTGGACCTTCAACTGATTCCAAAAAGTATAGATGATCGTATTCATTAACAAATCTAGAAAACAATGAGAAAGGGTTTCCGTAAGGAATTTTTTTGAAATTTATCGTGTTAGATCCTTGAGGTTGAGCTTTCATCTTTAAAGACCGTCCAAACGTGATCCCTCATTCGATGTTTACCCTCCAAAGGTGTGTCATAACATAGACATGTGTGTTATATATAAGACTAATGTGTACATAATTGTACATTCAATATTTAATTCTTGCTTTGAAGAATTTCATTTAATTATTTATTATTCTTCAGTATAATCTTAGAGAGGTAATCCAACTTGTCTTATTCGGTAGAGCCAATATCCATTGAAGTTAAAGAGGAGCTCTCTAGATTCTATTCGAAACAGATTCTTTATGAAACAAAATCAGACATATATGGATGTTGCATAAAGCTACTTACTGGAATTCAATGGGTAAAGGATAGATGGGAAGAAAATTTTTACTCCATGTCATACAGCATAAGATCCCATGGGCGTTTGTACGTTGTCGAAGATTCCTCTAGAGAAGAAAATACCATATTATATAACTCTCAATCCAAGACTGCCTTTTTGATAAATCTAGATTACTATGGTTGGGTAAAGTCTCTGGCATTAAGCGTGGCCGGGGATATACTTGAAGATGAGCATGATATTTTCTCAGTACATGGAGCATGCTTAGATATAAAAGGCAAGGGTATAAGCATACTAGGAGGGCCGGGAGTTGGCAAGACAACCCATACTTACGGACTTCTTAGGAATTCGGATGTGCGAGTTGTCTCAGATGATTGGTTTTTCTCCAGAAAATTTGAATCAATGATTTTGGCGTTTGGTTCAGAAAGAAACTCTTACATTAGGGCTGATTTAGCAAAGATCTGGCCAGAATTTAAAGAACTTATAGAACACGCAGAATTCGATGATAAACAGAGAGCTGTAGTTGATCTTAGATGGGTCATTGGTAAAGGGAGAATTATCCCATTTACAACATTAAGAAATATAATTATTTTAAAGCGCGATTCTAAAGACCCAGAGGTATGTAAAGAGCTCGATATAAAAGAAGCTTTGAAAATACTGGAAGGTAATAATTACTTCAATCCCCATTTATTAGTGAAAAATAAATTTAAGCGAAATTTAAGAAATGAATTTTTTAAAGCATTATTGAAAGTTTCCAAAGTAAATATTGTCAATACAATAAAACCCCCAGAAGAAAGCCAGAAGATTATTGGGCAATTATTGGAAATTGAAAAAGCTTAGGTTCCATAGTTAAATTCGTTTTCGTATAGTCTCACTTATTGTTTCATAACCAAACAAATCAAAGTAGCTCTACCTTCTACGTTCTTTAAGGTAAGCACATAGTTCATTTGGATAGTTATAGAGTGGATCAAAACAGATTCGTGTAAAGAAATCCTTTCTTTATGAAAAAGAATTCCAATTCTGGTTCTTTTTAAAAGTTCTATTAAGTGAACTTTACCTCTGCAAGACCATCTTTACCGAAAGACACCCTATTGCCAAAGAGGTTCCTGATACTATTGGCTTCATTTGGTTGGTGCGCATTAGGATTGAAAAGGAATAGACTGGTGGATTTGTAATCAGCAAGTAATTCAAGAATTTTTCTTATAAAATTATATGCTGGTTGGAATCCCATAGAAATTATTAACTCAGTCAAGTTATCGTATATAATGGCTAA from Candidatus Bathyarchaeota archaeon carries:
- the trpE gene encoding anthranilate synthase component I; the encoded protein is MKAQPQGSNTINFKKIPYGNPFSLFSRFVNEYDHLYFLESVEGPKKLTEFSFIGFNPRKVIKVKNGETKIFEGKDERAIQARNPLDAIEKELNDHKIQNGRFRLIGGAIGYVSYDSIRYWEKLTESASDDLAFPDIEMGIYDDGIVLDHINKKAYYYYSSDNRYKEVIKCLQKPSATSENLEFYQPRSNTKKKDFEESVRKAKRYIYDGDIFQVVLSKRYGFQFRGDLLNFYKALRRINPSPYMYYLKFGERQIIGSSPEMLVRVDRNQVETYPIAGTRPRVDDQKRNLELAEELLSDPKERAEHVMLVDLARNDVGRVSEYGTVSVSDLMKVHQFSHVQHIVSRVIGKISSNNNSLDALRVMLPAGTVSGAPKVRAMEIIEELEPTRRGPYAGAVGYFSYNGNADFAITIRTLVATGDRAYIQVGAGIVADSDPEREWFEAESKAEALMKALGQAGEKL
- a CDS encoding indole-3-glycerol-phosphate synthase; its protein translation is MSDFLDDIVEDVRNTIASGYYEVEKTVHDKLSLKETIINCRKNPIISEIKLSSPSKHIIENDIDVLDVATSMERGGALGLSIITEPKKFRGSLLNFTKVRKNFSIPLLMKDFIISKIQIDAANKIGADAILFIQTLFDRGYCDSNLHSMIEYAHEHKLEVLLEAHTEEEFLKTLKSDSDLIGINNRDLKTLNVDIQTTKKILSKHNHSNHIIVSESGIESPNHIHFLKAAGSRAFLVGTSVMLAQDIELKVRELVEG
- the trpD gene encoding anthranilate phosphoribosyltransferase, with product MVKEGISKLIEGRDLTGKEAEYTMNEIMSGKATDAQIGSLLTALRMKGETINEITAFASVMRKFCRQIHPKVSGLLVDTCGTGGDRIKTFNVSTTAAFVAAGAGIPIAKHGNRSVTSRSGSADILESLGFNLKMDPASVEKSIEEVGIGFMFAPSFHPAMKHAIGPRKEMGIRTVFNILGPLTNPANAQAQLLGAYDESLTEPLANVLKNLGVERAMIVHGVDGLDEISTFCRTKITSLNNGDINTFYIDPEELEVKTDKIENLEGTVPEESAQITFNILKNKESDSNVDVPKTNIVLINAAAAIQIGGKAETIKDGIELAQESIRSGSAYEKLKSLVKFSGRDLSRLEEFESNE
- a CDS encoding aldolase, which encodes MSYSVEPISIEVKEELSRFYSKQILYETKSDIYGCCIKLLTGIQWVKDRWEENFYSMSYSIRSHGRLYVVEDSSREENTILYNSQSKTAFLINLDYYGWVKSLALSVAGDILEDEHDIFSVHGACLDIKGKGISILGGPGVGKTTHTYGLLRNSDVRVVSDDWFFSRKFESMILAFGSERNSYIRADLAKIWPEFKELIEHAEFDDKQRAVVDLRWVIGKGRIIPFTTLRNIIILKRDSKDPEVCKELDIKEALKILEGNNYFNPHLLVKNKFKRNLRNEFFKALLKVSKVNIVNTIKPPEESQKIIGQLLEIEKA
- a CDS encoding aminodeoxychorismate/anthranilate synthase component II, giving the protein MKVLLIDNYDSFVYNIAQYLGELGAKPLVYRNDKISVKEADNLQPDRIVLSPGPGTPEAERYFGNCLSIIKVLGPKIPTLGICLGHQGIAYAFGGNVSHACRLMHGKTSRIRHDEEGIFQGISNPFEATRYHSLVANLFKIPSCFKITAYSLDDCEIMGIRHAEYPIDGIQFHPESILTAEGKKILKNFLDGDK
- a CDS encoding phosphoribosylanthranilate isomerase gives rise to the protein MIKICGITRSEDIKAAVNAGVNSLGFVVRTPSSLRNLNLAKAKNLISEVPRNVSRVAVTVSSDSKELEEIYRELNIDFLQLHGRMDLATLRDLSSKINIIKAINATSKDSSELANIYASIAKAVLLDSTREDGTGGTGVVHSWDRSRKIRNSIHPAHMILAGGLTPENVVNAISKVEPYGVDVASGVEEKPGIKDHERMLEFITKAKEVGL